The Streptomyces sp. NBC_00162 sequence TGAACACGCCCTGCGGGAAGGCCGGGCCGAGGTTGGCCGCCGTGGCGTCGATGCCGTCGGTGTCCTCGCAGTCGTCGGCCGCGGTGCCGTTCGCGACGGAGAAGCGGCCGAGGTAGGCGCGGGTGGTGCGGTCGTAGACGGTGAAGTCGTTGCTGCCCTGGGAGGAGACGTAGATCCGGTTGCCGGCGGCGGTGATGCCCTCGGCGTCGGCGGTGATGTGGCCGCCGGAGCCGGTCGAGTCGAGCTTGGTGCGCGCGGTGCCGGCGGTGGGCTCGGCCCCGTACACCCAGACGCCGACGTCCTCCTCGCCGAGGTACAGCTTGCCGGTGGTCTCGTCCGCGTAGCAGCCCTCGACGGCGGAGCCCGCGTCCCACAGGCGCACGGAGGTCGCGGTCACGGAATCGCCGCTGACGGCCAGCTCCCACTGCTCGACGCGGCCCGAGGTGGAGTTGGGGAAGGCGTACAGCTTCCCGGAGGCCGGGGAGGTGTAGAGGCAGATGCCGTGGGCGGTGACCTCGGTGGGCACGTCCTTCAGCCACTTGAGCTGCCGGGTCGCGGGGTCGATGCGGTAGATGTGCATCGCGCCGTTGCCGCCGGCGGCCTCGTCGTCCGCGGAGACGACGATGTTGCCGCGCAGGTCGACGTTGTTGCCGTAGTCGCCGCTGATCCGCTGGATCCGGGTGCCGGACAGGTCGTAGACCTCCAGTGCGCCCTTCTTGTCCGTGGCGACGACCACGGATTTGGCGGGGTCCGTCGGGTGGACCCAGATCGCCGGATCGTCGGCGGCGTCCCCGCTGTGCGAGACCGGCGCGGTCTCCACGCTCGCGGTGACGGAGACGGAGGCCGCCTGCGCGGGCGCGGCCGGTATGGCCAGGGCGGCCAACGCGGCGGCGGGCAGGACGGCCGTACGGACAGAAACAGTGAAGGACACCGGGTTTCCCTTCCACTCTGTGTGCAGGACACAGGGAGGTTAGGGAGGCCCGGCAAGCGGGGCGTGAACGCCAGTTGAACCGGCGTCAGATCGGCGCGTCAGGTGACCGGCTGCTGTCGTGGGCCTGCGCGCGGCACGGCCCAGTGGGCCGGGGGCGTCTTGTCCCGGTGATCGGGGATCGCTAGCCTCGCGCCCCAGACGTCGCCTAGGCAGGGAAAGCGGGACGCATGCCCTCCGGAGTCACTCTTGCCGTCGTCGGTGCCGGGGACCGAGGAACCGGTCACGCGCGCTGGGCCCTCGCCCATCCGGAGCGGGCCACGGTCGTCGCGGTGGCCGAGCCGCGCACGGTGCGCCGGGACCGGTTCGCGGCCGCTCACGGTCTGGATGCCGGGGCGGCGGTGGACGACTGGCGAGTGCTGGCCGCCCGTGGCCGCGTCGCGGACGCGGTGCTGATCTGCACACTGGACCGTGAACACCTGGAGCCGGTGCTGGCGTTCGCCGCGCTCGGCTACCACATCATGCTCGAGAAGCCGATGGCGCTGACCGAGGAGGAGTGCCGGCGCATCGTGGCCGCGGTGGAGGAGGCCGGGGTGATCCTCTCCGTCGGCCACGTCCTGCGGTACACCCCTACACGCAGGCGCTCAAACGCGTCCTCGACTCCGGCCGGATCGGAGACGTCGTCAGCGTCCAGCACCTGGAACCGGTCGGGTTCTGGCACCAGGCCCACTCCTTCGTGCGCGGCAACTGGCGCCGCGAGGACGAGGCCACCTCCATGCTGATGGCGAAGTCCTGCCACGACCTGGACTGGCTGCAGTACGTGCTCGGCCGGCCGCCCGTACGCGTCTCCAGCTTCGGCCGCCTCTCCCACTTCCGGCCCGAGGGCAGGCCCGCGGGCGCCGCCGACCGGTGTCTGGACTGCGCGGTGGAGAGCACCTGCCCGTACTCCGCCAAGCGCGACTACGGCGACCGGCTCGCCGCGGGCCGTCACGGCTGGCCGCTGAGCGTGGTGATCGACGAGTTCACCCCGCACGCCCTGGAGACTGCGCTGCGTGAAGGCCCGTACGGGCGCTGCGTGTACGCCTGCGACAACGACGTGGTCGACCACCAGGTGGTCGCCATGGAGTTCGCCTCCGGGGCCACGGCCACCTTCACCATGACCGCCTTCACCGAGCACGCGGACCGCCAGACCCGGATCTTCGGCACACGCGGGGAACTGCGGGGCGATGGCAGGCAGTTGCGGGTCTACGACTTCCTGTCCCGCACCGAGGAGGCCATCGGGCTCGGCTCCGAAGGGGCGATGGACGCCGCCGGTGGTCACGGAGGCGGCGACGCGGGCCTGATGGACGCTTTCGTCTCCGCCGTCGCCACCGGGAATCCCGGCCTGGTGAAATCCGGCCCGTACGAGTCCCTCATCAGTCACCTGACCGTGCTGGCCGCCGAACGCGCCCGGCGCGACAACACCGTCGTGGACATCCGAGTGTGAGCGTCTGGAGCGATCGATCCGAAGTGATCTGAATTGATCTGATCGTTTGAACGATCGATCCTTACGCACCTCTTGAACGTTATTTCGCGCGCGTGCTACAAACCGGTCAGCGGGCGCCCCCTCCCACCCCGCTTCCACGCGTGTCACCGCCTCACCGCCGAGCGGTCG is a genomic window containing:
- a CDS encoding Gfo/Idh/MocA family oxidoreductase; translated protein: MPSGVTLAVVGAGDRGTGHARWALAHPERATVVAVAEPRTVRRDRFAAAHGLDAGAAVDDWRVLAARGRVADAVLICTLDREHLEPVLAFAALGYHIMLEKPMALTEEECRRIVAAVEEAGVILSVGHVLRYTPTRRRSNASSTPAGSETSSASSTWNRSGSGTRPTPSCAATGAARTRPPPC
- a CDS encoding Gfo/Idh/MocA family oxidoreductase, whose translation is MEPVGFWHQAHSFVRGNWRREDEATSMLMAKSCHDLDWLQYVLGRPPVRVSSFGRLSHFRPEGRPAGAADRCLDCAVESTCPYSAKRDYGDRLAAGRHGWPLSVVIDEFTPHALETALREGPYGRCVYACDNDVVDHQVVAMEFASGATATFTMTAFTEHADRQTRIFGTRGELRGDGRQLRVYDFLSRTEEAIGLGSEGAMDAAGGHGGGDAGLMDAFVSAVATGNPGLVKSGPYESLISHLTVLAAERARRDNTVVDIRV
- a CDS encoding phytase, whose amino-acid sequence is MSFTVSVRTAVLPAAALAALAIPAAPAQAASVSVTASVETAPVSHSGDAADDPAIWVHPTDPAKSVVVATDKKGALEVYDLSGTRIQRISGDYGNNVDLRGNIVVSADDEAAGGNGAMHIYRIDPATRQLKWLKDVPTEVTAHGICLYTSPASGKLYAFPNSTSGRVEQWELAVSGDSVTATSVRLWDAGSAVEGCYADETTGKLYLGEEDVGVWVYGAEPTAGTARTKLDSTGSGGHITADAEGITAAGNRIYVSSQGSNDFTVYDRTTRAYLGRFSVANGTAADDCEDTDGIDATAANLGPAFPQGVFICQDGSNGAPGSSGNQNFKFVPLQRITGLFA